The genomic DNA TACTTCATGCGACGCATCGTCACCCCTGAGCGTGACCAGCCCGAGGACGCGCGCATCGTCGGCCTGACCAGCGCCACGGTCACGTTCGAGCGCGAGGAGCAGGCGCTCGCCCCGGGCCGCTACGGCCTGTGGCTCGACCACGGCGCCGGCCACGCGCGGATCGGCGAGATCATCTCGCAGGACGACGAGAGCCGCACCGTCACCCGCGAGCTGCTCGGGGTCGACGAGGGCACGATCGAGCTCGGCCCGGCCCGGTGGAGCGGCTACTACTACGCGGGGCCGCCGTCGGAGTCGCTCGGCCTCCCGTGCCAGGAGATCACGGTGCGTGGGCCGGTGGGTGACCTCCCGGCGTGGCTCGTCCCGGGCCACGGCGAGCGCGCTGACCGCTGGGCTGTCCTCGTGCACGGCAGGGGCGCCCTGCGCGACGAGTGCCTGCGCGCGTTGCCCACCCTGCGTGAGCTCGGTCTGACCAGCCTCGTGGTCGGCTACCGCAACGACATCGACGGCCCGGCGAGCACCGACGGCCGCTACAACCTCGGGCTCTCGGAGTGGGAGGACGTCGACGCCGCCATCCGTCACGCGCTCGACCGCGGTGCGAGCGAGGTCGTCCTGTTCGGCTGGTCGATGGGCGGCGCGATCGTCCTGCAGGCGCTCGACCGCTCGCCTGTCGCGGACCGGGTCAGCAAGGTCGTCCTCAACGCCCCGGTGATCGACTGGGGCGACGTGATCAGCCATCAGGCAGACATCAACCGGGTCCCGTCGCCGCTGGCCGCGCTCGGACGAGAGCTGTTGTCCGGCACCGTCTCCCGTCGTGTCATCGGTGTCGCCCAACCCGTCGACGTCGCCGAGACCAACTGGGTCGCGCGCGCCGACGAGCTGCGCCACCCCGTCCTGCTGATCCACTCCGAGGACGACGAGTTCGTGCCGTGCGGCCCCTCCGCCGCGCTCGCCGATGCGCGGCCCGACCTGGTCACGTTCGAGCGCTGGAAGGTCGCGCGGCACTGTCGCGAGTGGAACGTCGACCCGGTGCGCTGGGAGAGCGTGGTCCACGAGTTCTGCCGCTGAGGCCGCGTGGTGTCGCCGGGGGCTGCGTCCTCTAGCCTGACGCGCATGGAACCGGTCTACACGCCTGTCATCGGATTCGCGCGCGCCTTGTTCGCCGCGCAGGGGCTGAAGTTCACCATCACCGGTGCACAGCACGTGCCGGCCACCGGTGGTGCGGTCATCGCGATGAACCACCTGTCCTACTTCGACTACGCGTACGCCGGCCTCCCCGCCCGCGACCACAAGCGGCTCGTCCGGTGGATGGCCAAGAAGGAGATCTTCGACCACCCCGCGATGGGTCCGCTCATGCGCGGCATGAAGCACATCCCGGTCGACCGCGCAGCCGGTGCGGCGGCGTACGACGAGGCCGTCACAGCGCTGCGCGCGGGAGAGCTCGTCGGTGTCTTCCCCGAGACGACGATCTCGCGTTCGTACGAGCTGCGTGAGTTCAAGACGGGTGCTCTCCGGATGGCAGCGGACGCCGGCGTGCCCGTCGTGCCGATGATCGCGTGGGGCAACCATCGCGTCTGGACCAAGGACCACCCCAAGCAGCTCGGTCGTTCGAACACACCCATCACGCTCACGGTGGGCGAGCCCATCACGGTGGCTCCGGGCGTCGACGCCGTCGCGACGACGGCGATGTTGCGCTCGGTCATGGAACAGATGCTGCACGCGGCACAGGACGCCTACCCGACCCTGCAGGGCGACGACCTCAAGTACGTCCCGGCACGCCTCGGCGGCACCGCCCCGACCGCGGAGGAGGCCAAGGTCATCGAGGAGCGCGAACAGGCAGCCAAGGCGGCCAAGCGCAGCGCTCGCGACTGACGGCCTCCCACATCCCCCTCGTCGCGCGTACCTCGTCCACAGCACGCAGCGCCGCAGGACCGGCTGTCGGGCGGGATGGTTACGGTCGGTGCCATGACAGAGCCGACTCTCGCCCCTGCTGAGGCCGCTGACCTGACCCGGGTCTCCGACCGCGTCCTCGAGGCGTTGGCCGGTCCGGGCGCCCACCTGCGCGATGACCAGGCGACTGCCGTCCGGGCTCTTGCTGAGCCCGCGTCGCGCGTGCTCGTGGTGCAGGCGACCGGCTGGGGCAAGTCGGCCGTCTACTGGGTGGCCACGGCCTGGACCCGCGAGCGCGGTGGCGGTCCCACACTGGTCGTGTCGCCGTTGCTGTCGTTGATGCGTGATCAGGTGGCTGCCGCACAGCGCGCCGGCCTGCGGGCCGCGACCCTCAACAGCTCCAACATCGACAGCTGGTCGGCGATCGAGCAGGCGCTGCTGGCCGACGAGCTCGACGTGCTGCTGGTCTCGCCCGAGCGTCTGGCCAACCCCGGGTTCGGCCGACGTGTGCTGGAGTCCCTCGCCGGTCGTCTCGGGCTCCTGGTCGTCGACGAGGCGCACGCGGTCTCCGACTGGGGCCACGACTTCCGGCCCGACTACCGCCGGGTGTCCGACGTGCTGCAGCGGCTCAACCCGCAGACCCCGGTGCTCGCGACCACGGCCACCGCCAACGCCCGCGTGACCGACGACCTGGCACGGCAGCTCGGCGACTCGACGACCGTGCTCCGTGGACCGCTCGCCCGGTCGAGCCTGCAGCTCGCCGTGCTCGAACGGATGGATCCGCTCGCACGCTACGCATGGGTCGTCGAGCACCTTCCCGAGCTGCCCGGCGCCGGCATCGTCTACACCCTCACCGTGGCTGACGCCGAACGCCTGACGGAGGCCGTGCGGGCACGGCACGGCGAGGACCCCTCGCTGCGGGTCGCGGCCTACACCGGTAAGCTCGACGGAGCTCAGCGCGAACGACTCGAGGACGACCTGCGCGCCAACCGGGTCAAGGCGCTGATCGCGACGTCTGCGCTCGGCATGGGTTACGACAAGCCCGATCTCGGGTTCGTCGTGCACGTCGGCGCTCCGCCGTCGCCGGTGTCCTACTACCAGCAGGTCGGTCGTGCTGGGCGTGCGATCGACCACGCCTCGGTGGTGCTGCTGCCGTCGGCGGGTGACGACAGCGTGTGGGAGTACTTCGCCACGGCGACCATCCCGCGGCAGGACCACGTCGAGCGGTTGCTCGCCACGCTCGCAGAGCACACCGAGCCCGTCTCCGTGCCGGCGCTGGAGGCCGAGACCGGTCTGCGCCGCACACGGGTCGAGCTGATGCTCAAGCAGCTCGCGGTCGACGGCGCCGTGGAGCGCACGACCGACGGCTGGGTGACCACCGGCCGGCCGTGGACCTACGACCAGGAGCACTACGACGGCGTGCTCGCCGTGCGCCGCCGTGAGGCCGACATCATGCGTCGTTACGTCGACGGCGCCTCGTGCCTCATGCAGCTGCTGCAGGAGTCGCTGGACGATCCCGATGCAGCACCGTGCGGTCGTTGCTCGGTGTGCCTCGGTCACCTGCCGGATCCGCTGCGCGCGGAGGCCTCCGACGAGGTCGTCGCGGGCGTGCGATCGGTGCTGCGCGGTGAGACGCATGTGCTCGAGCAGCGCAAGATGTGGCCGGGTGGAGCGTTCGGCACCCGTGGCCGGATTCCGGTCGAGCTGTCTGCCGAGCCCGGCCGCGTCATCGTGCACGCCGACGCACCCGAGTGGCGTGACGTCATCCGCGGCCCGCTGACCCGCGATGCCGAGCCACCTCACGAGCTGCGTGAAGCCGCCGTACGCATCCTCGCCGGCTGGAAGGACGACTGGGCTCAGCGCCCCGAGGTCGTGGTCACCCTGGCCGCGGTCGGACTCACCGAGGTGGTGACGGGCGTCGGCCGGCACCTCGCCGAGGTCGGGCGTCTTGACCTTGCGGCGTGGTCTGCACGAGGGCCGGTCGAGCCCGATCTGCCGTCGGCCGAGGAGGCCGCAGCCTGGCGCGGTGTGCTCGACCCGACACCGGTCGCCGACGAGGTCGCGGGCCGGTGCGTGCTGCTCGTCGTCGACGCCACGTCCTCGGGCTGGGTGACCACCGTTGCCGCCGCGGCGTTGCGCGAAGCTGGAGCCGGGCGCGTCCTGCCGCTCGTCGTCCATCGCCGTATCTGAGATGTCCGTCTGGCGCGGTGTGCATCCCGTTGGTCACGAATGCCGTTGCCCTGCAGGGCGATTCGCCTCGCCCAGGTCAGGTCCGCAGCGGCGCGCCGACGTGGTGCAGGTGGCGCAGCGCCTGAGCGTAGGACTCGACGAGCGACGCCTCTGCGTAGTCCACACCGATCTCGGCGCAGTAGTCCTTCACGATCGGGCGGGCCCGCCGCAGGTGCGGCGTCGGCATGCTCGGGAACAGGTGGTGCTCGATCTGGTGGTTGAGCCCGCCGAGACCGATGTCCACCAGCAGTCCACCGGTGACGTTGCGAGACGTGAGGACCTGACGCCGCAGGAAGTCCGGACGGTCCTGCCCGGTGAAGGTCGGCATGCCCTTGTGGTTGGGCGCGAAGATCCCGCCCAGGTAGACACCCCAGACCGCCTTCTGCACGACCACGAACGCCACCGCCTGCACCGGAGTGAGCACCAGGGCCAGCAGGCCGACGTACGCCGCGGCATGGGCGAGGAGCAGGGACGTCTCCAGCCGGCGCTGCTTCAGGCCCGGCCGCGCGACCGCGCGGACCGCCGAGAGGTGCAGGTTGGCGCCCTCGAGGGTGAGCAGCAGCGGGAACAGCCGCCCCTGCAGCGGTGCCACGACCTTGGCGATGCCTCGTGCGGAGCGGGCCTGACGCTGCGACCAGACGATGATGTCGGGCGCCACATCCGGGTCGAGCTCTTCGTGGTTGGGGTTGGCGTGGTGGCGCGTGTGCTTGTCCATCCACCACCCGTAGCTCATCCCGAGCAGCAGGTTGCCGACGACGAGGCCGACCGCCTGGCTCGGGCGGCGCGTACGGAACACCTGGCGGTGTGCGAGGTCGTGGGCGAGCAGCGCGAGCTGGCCGGCGAGCACGCCGACCCCGGCCGCCACCAGGAGCTGCCACCACGAGCTGCCGAGCAGCACGAAGGCGGTCAGCAGACCGACGGCGACGGCCGCGAGCGCCGTGGCCCGCAGGACGTAGTGCACCGGTGTGCGCTCGAGCAGGCCCGCGGCGCGTACCCGGTGGGACAGCTCGGCGAAGTCCGAGCCCGGGCGTTCGGCGGAGCGATGGCCGGACGTGCTGGTGGCAGGTGTCGTCATGGCGGCGAACGTAGGAACGGGCGACGCCCGCGGTCGTCACTCGCCCGGGTGAACGTGAGGAGTACGCGAGAGGCACATGCATGTCGTCCCTACCCAACCTGCGCACGACGTGGCAGGTTCGACCTCATGCGCGCACTCACGGTGACCCCGCAGAAGAAGGACTCGCTCGATGTGGTCGACATGCCCGAGCCGGACCCGAAGGACGGCGACGTCCTGGTGCAGGGTCTGGCGCTCGGCGTGTGCGGCACCGACCACGAGATCTCCGAGGGCTTGTACGGCTGGGCGCCCGGCGGCGCCGACAGGCTGATCCTCGGGCACGAGTCGCTGGGCCAGGTGCTCGAGGCGCCGCAGGACAGCGGGTTCGCCGAGGGTGACCTCATCGTCGGCGTGGTCCGGCTGCCCGACCCGGAGCCGTGCGGCGCGTGCGCGCACGACGAGTGGGACATGTGCCGCAACGGCAAGTACACCGAGCACGGCATCAAGGAGATCCACGGGTTCGGCAGCGAGCAGTGGCGTGTCCACGCGAAGTTCGCGACCCGTCTCGACGCCGGACTCAAGGACGTCGGCATGCTGCTGGAGCCGACCACCGTGGTCGCCAAGGCCTGGGAGCAGGTCGACCGCATCGGTGACCGTGCGTGGTTCGAGCCGAAGTCCGTGCTCGTCACCGGTGCGGGCCCCATCGGCCTGCTCGGGGCGTTGATCGGGGTGCAACGTGGCCTGGACGTGCACGTGCTCGACCGCGCCAAGGACGGCCTGAAGCCGGAGCTCGTCAAGGAGCTCGGCGCGACCTACCACGCCGACGCGGCCGACGAGGTCATGAAGAAGGTGAAGCCTGACGTCGTCATCGAGGGCACCGGTGCGGTTCCGGTCATCCAGGCGGTCCTGGCCCAGAACGTGCCCTACGGCATCGTCGTGCTGACCGGCATCTCCAACCCGGGAGACGAGATCCCGTTCGACCTCGGTGCGGTCAACCGGGACCTGGTCCTCGACAACGGCGCGGTCGTCGGCTCGGTCAACGCCAACCTGCGCCACTACGAGGCGGGTGCGCAGGTGCTCAAGGAGGCCGACAACGCCTGGCTGGAGCGTCTGATCACTCGCCGAGTGCCTTTGGAGAAGTTCGCTGACGCGTTCGCCAAGCAGGACGACGACGTCAAGGTCGTGCTGACGCTGAGCTGACCCGGGCGCCGCGAGCGCTGTCGGTGCTGCGAGCCATGATGGGGGAGTGCGTGCCCGGCCGAGCATCCTTCATCTGGACCTGGATGCGTTCTTCGCCGCGGTCGAGCAGCGTGACAAGCCCTCCCTGCAGGGCCGGCCGGTGATCGTCGGCGGCATCGGCGTGCGTGGTGTGGTCTCGACAGCCTCGTACGAGGCACGTGCCTTCGGTGCGCGTTCGGCGATGCCGACGGCCGAGGCGCGACGCCGGTGCCCTCCGGGCACCGCCTACCTGCACCCGCGGTTCCCGGCGTACAAGAAGTCCTCCGAGGTCGTGATGGGCCTGCTGCACGACCTGTCGCCGGTGGTCGAGCAGGTCTCGGTCGACGAGGCCTACGTCGACCTCGCGGCGCCCGGCACCCACGACCTGAGCGTCGACGGCGTACGCCGGCTGGTGGCCGGCCTCATCGACGAGATCGCTTCTGCCACAGGCGGACTGACAGCCTCGGCGGGCGTCGCGTCGTCCAAGATGCTGGCCAAGATCGGGTCCGACCTGGAGAAGCCCCACGGTCTGGTCGTCGTCGAGCCCGGTCGCGAGCTCGAGGTGCTCGAGCCGCTGTCGGTGCGAGTGCTCGGCGGCGTCGGGCCGGCGACGGCTGACCGGCTCAAGACCTTCGGGGTCACCACGGTGGCCGAGCTGCAGCAGATGACGTTGCCCGACCTGGTGAGCATCTTCGGGGAGTCGCACGGGCACGGGCTGCACCGACTGGCGCGGGCCCAGGACGACCGTGAGGTGGTCGTCGAGCGCGAGGCCAAGAGCATCTCGGCCGAGGAGACCTTCGACGTCGACATCCCCGACCGGGCCCGGCTCGACGCCGAGCTCGCGGCGATGGTCACGCGGGTGGGCGCGCGTCTTGCCCGACAGGCCGCCTTCGCGCGCACCGTGACGATCAAGGTGCGTCACCACGACTTCACGACCCTCACGCGGTCGGAGACGCTGGTCCACCCGACCGGCGAGCCCGGCGTCGTGCTCGCGACCGCGCGTCGGCTGCTCGCCCAGGTCGACGTCGCGGACGGTCTGCGGCTGCTCGGTGTCGGGGTCTCGGGCTTCAGCGGGCACGCGCAGGAGCAGCTGGCGTTCGACGACGAGGCCGACGAGGCCACGCCGATCCTTCCGGAGGGCATCGACCCGGCTCCTCGCGCTCCCGACACCCGCTCGGTGCGACCGACGTGGCGGACGGGCCAGGACGTCGTGCACGACGACCACGGCGCCGGCTGGGTGTGGGGTGCGGGCCGTGACCGGGTGAGCGTGAGGTTTGAGGGCCCTCGGACGCCGCCCGGCGTCGTACGGACCTTCGGCACCGACGACTCCGCGCTGAGCCCGGGCGAACCACCCGACTGGCGTGCCCCGAGCGACGTCAGCGCGTGAGCACGATCTTGCCGGCCGTCTCGCCGTCGAGCATCGCCTGGAAGCCCTCGCGTGCCTGCTCCATCGCGAGCTCGTGCCCGATGCGCGGGCGGACGCCGGCCACGTCGCACAGCCGCAGCAGGTCCTCGAGCTCGGCGCGGGTGCCCATGGTCGAGCCGATGACCCGCATCTGCTGGAAGAAGATGCGCGTCAGCTCGGCGGAGTCCGGCTCGCCGGTCGTCGCGCCGCAGGTGACGAGCACGCCGCCGGGCTTGAGCGACTTGATGGAGTGCGACCACGTCGCTCTGCCGACCGAGTCGAAGACGCCGTCGACCTTCTCCGGCAGCCGGGCGCCGCTCTCGAACGTCTCGTGGGCGCCGAGATCCGTTGCGAGAGAACGCTTCTCGTCGCTCGATCCGGTGACCCACACGCGGAGCCCGGCTGCGCGGCCGAGTGTCGTCAGCGCGGTCGCGACGCCGCCGGAGGCCCCCTGCACCAGCATGGTCTGACCTGCGCGCAGTCCCGACTTGGTGAAGATCATCCGGTACGCCGTCAGCCAGGCTGTGCCCAGGCACGCGGCCTCGGTGAGGCTCAGCGACGTCGGCTTGGGCAGGACGTTGCGCTCGGGCACGACCACGCGCTCGGCGAAGGTGCCCTGGTAGCCCTCGGTGAACAGGCCGCGACGCGGGTCGAGGGTCTCGTCGCCCGCCCAGCCCGGGGAGGTCACCACCGGGTAGACCACGACCTCGGTGCCGTCGTCGAGGGTGCCCGCGGCGTCCATACCGAGAGTCATCGGGAACTGCTCGGGCTTGATGCCGACACCGCGCAGAGTCCACAGGTCGTGCATGTTGATGCTGGCCGCGCGGACCGTGACGGCGACATGGCCGTCGGGCAGCTCAGGCTCGGGCCGGTCACCGACGACCAGCGCATCCAGCGGGGCGTCGGGAGAGGGGCGGTCGGCGTAGACAGCGAGCATGGGGACCTCATCGGGGTGACGGGACGGACGGCCGGGCTCAGTGTGGCAAAGGCCACATCGGCGTCCGCACTGCACTCGTCGTGACCAGCTTGTGACAGGCGGATCGGGCGAACGCCGGTCGACCACGGCTACGCCGCCGTACTGTCGTCCGGGGACGCACGCCTGAGACGGGGAGGTGTCGTGCGCGCACAGGGGGTGCCCACACGATCGGGCAGGTTTCGTACGAGCGCTGTGGCGGTGGTCGGGTTCGTGAGCCTGACGACCGGGTGCGGCTTGACTGACACCAGCGCTGGGTCGACGACGAGCAGGAGCATGCTGCCGCCTGCGACGAGCACGGCCACAACCGGGACGACGCCGGCCCCGGTGCCGACACCCGATCCGGGTGTGACCGACTCCTCCGCCGGCTCATCGACGAGCGAGTCCTCCACCCCGTCGGACCGGACGGCGACACCGGACTCCTCGTCGTCGACGACCACGCGTGAGCGCAAGGAGGACCGCTCGGGTACCAAGGGGCTCGACGCGGGCCTGCGGCGAGCGCTGATCAGGGCGCGACAGGAGGCGCCGGAGGGCATCCGGCTGCGCGTGACGTCGGGCTACCGGCCGGCGTCGACCCAGGAGCGCCTCTGGAAGGCCGCGATTCGCCAGTACGGCTCGCGGGCTGAGGCACGCAAGTGGGTGCTGCCGCCCGAGGACTCCTCGCACGTGCAGGGCGCCGCGGTCGACATCGGTCCGCGTGAGGGGGCGCGCTGGTTGGAGCTCAACGGCGCGCGGTTCGGGCTGTGTCGCACCTACCGCAACGAGTGGTGGCACTTCGAGGACGTCGCCCGCGACGGTGACTGCCCTCCGATGGCTGCGTCGGCGGCAGCAGCGACCGCCGACTGACCCCGGACGAACGAGCCCGCCCCGACGGCGTCGCAGGAGACGACGTCGGGGCGAGCTCGGTGC from Luteipulveratus halotolerans includes the following:
- a CDS encoding RecQ family ATP-dependent DNA helicase gives rise to the protein MTEPTLAPAEAADLTRVSDRVLEALAGPGAHLRDDQATAVRALAEPASRVLVVQATGWGKSAVYWVATAWTRERGGGPTLVVSPLLSLMRDQVAAAQRAGLRAATLNSSNIDSWSAIEQALLADELDVLLVSPERLANPGFGRRVLESLAGRLGLLVVDEAHAVSDWGHDFRPDYRRVSDVLQRLNPQTPVLATTATANARVTDDLARQLGDSTTVLRGPLARSSLQLAVLERMDPLARYAWVVEHLPELPGAGIVYTLTVADAERLTEAVRARHGEDPSLRVAAYTGKLDGAQRERLEDDLRANRVKALIATSALGMGYDKPDLGFVVHVGAPPSPVSYYQQVGRAGRAIDHASVVLLPSAGDDSVWEYFATATIPRQDHVERLLATLAEHTEPVSVPALEAETGLRRTRVELMLKQLAVDGAVERTTDGWVTTGRPWTYDQEHYDGVLAVRRREADIMRRYVDGASCLMQLLQESLDDPDAAPCGRCSVCLGHLPDPLRAEASDEVVAGVRSVLRGETHVLEQRKMWPGGAFGTRGRIPVELSAEPGRVIVHADAPEWRDVIRGPLTRDAEPPHELREAAVRILAGWKDDWAQRPEVVVTLAAVGLTEVVTGVGRHLAEVGRLDLAAWSARGPVEPDLPSAEEAAAWRGVLDPTPVADEVAGRCVLLVVDATSSGWVTTVAAAALREAGAGRVLPLVVHRRI
- a CDS encoding DNA polymerase IV, translated to MRARPSILHLDLDAFFAAVEQRDKPSLQGRPVIVGGIGVRGVVSTASYEARAFGARSAMPTAEARRRCPPGTAYLHPRFPAYKKSSEVVMGLLHDLSPVVEQVSVDEAYVDLAAPGTHDLSVDGVRRLVAGLIDEIASATGGLTASAGVASSKMLAKIGSDLEKPHGLVVVEPGRELEVLEPLSVRVLGGVGPATADRLKTFGVTTVAELQQMTLPDLVSIFGESHGHGLHRLARAQDDREVVVEREAKSISAEETFDVDIPDRARLDAELAAMVTRVGARLARQAAFARTVTIKVRHHDFTTLTRSETLVHPTGEPGVVLATARRLLAQVDVADGLRLLGVGVSGFSGHAQEQLAFDDEADEATPILPEGIDPAPRAPDTRSVRPTWRTGQDVVHDDHGAGWVWGAGRDRVSVRFEGPRTPPGVVRTFGTDDSALSPGEPPDWRAPSDVSA
- a CDS encoding fatty acid desaturase family protein; the encoded protein is MTTPATSTSGHRSAERPGSDFAELSHRVRAAGLLERTPVHYVLRATALAAVAVGLLTAFVLLGSSWWQLLVAAGVGVLAGQLALLAHDLAHRQVFRTRRPSQAVGLVVGNLLLGMSYGWWMDKHTRHHANPNHEELDPDVAPDIIVWSQRQARSARGIAKVVAPLQGRLFPLLLTLEGANLHLSAVRAVARPGLKQRRLETSLLLAHAAAYVGLLALVLTPVQAVAFVVVQKAVWGVYLGGIFAPNHKGMPTFTGQDRPDFLRRQVLTSRNVTGGLLVDIGLGGLNHQIEHHLFPSMPTPHLRRARPIVKDYCAEIGVDYAEASLVESYAQALRHLHHVGAPLRT
- a CDS encoding zinc-binding dehydrogenase; this translates as MLAVYADRPSPDAPLDALVVGDRPEPELPDGHVAVTVRAASINMHDLWTLRGVGIKPEQFPMTLGMDAAGTLDDGTEVVVYPVVTSPGWAGDETLDPRRGLFTEGYQGTFAERVVVPERNVLPKPTSLSLTEAACLGTAWLTAYRMIFTKSGLRAGQTMLVQGASGGVATALTTLGRAAGLRVWVTGSSDEKRSLATDLGAHETFESGARLPEKVDGVFDSVGRATWSHSIKSLKPGGVLVTCGATTGEPDSAELTRIFFQQMRVIGSTMGTRAELEDLLRLCDVAGVRPRIGHELAMEQAREGFQAMLDGETAGKIVLTR
- a CDS encoding lysophospholipid acyltransferase family protein, whose product is MEPVYTPVIGFARALFAAQGLKFTITGAQHVPATGGAVIAMNHLSYFDYAYAGLPARDHKRLVRWMAKKEIFDHPAMGPLMRGMKHIPVDRAAGAAAYDEAVTALRAGELVGVFPETTISRSYELREFKTGALRMAADAGVPVVPMIAWGNHRVWTKDHPKQLGRSNTPITLTVGEPITVAPGVDAVATTAMLRSVMEQMLHAAQDAYPTLQGDDLKYVPARLGGTAPTAEEAKVIEEREQAAKAAKRSARD
- a CDS encoding M15 family metallopeptidase, producing MLPPATSTATTGTTPAPVPTPDPGVTDSSAGSSTSESSTPSDRTATPDSSSSTTTRERKEDRSGTKGLDAGLRRALIRARQEAPEGIRLRVTSGYRPASTQERLWKAAIRQYGSRAEARKWVLPPEDSSHVQGAAVDIGPREGARWLELNGARFGLCRTYRNEWWHFEDVARDGDCPPMAASAAAATAD
- a CDS encoding glucose 1-dehydrogenase; this encodes MRALTVTPQKKDSLDVVDMPEPDPKDGDVLVQGLALGVCGTDHEISEGLYGWAPGGADRLILGHESLGQVLEAPQDSGFAEGDLIVGVVRLPDPEPCGACAHDEWDMCRNGKYTEHGIKEIHGFGSEQWRVHAKFATRLDAGLKDVGMLLEPTTVVAKAWEQVDRIGDRAWFEPKSVLVTGAGPIGLLGALIGVQRGLDVHVLDRAKDGLKPELVKELGATYHADAADEVMKKVKPDVVIEGTGAVPVIQAVLAQNVPYGIVVLTGISNPGDEIPFDLGAVNRDLVLDNGAVVGSVNANLRHYEAGAQVLKEADNAWLERLITRRVPLEKFADAFAKQDDDVKVVLTLS
- a CDS encoding alpha/beta hydrolase family protein, which codes for MLKTWRLTKTIGLTAAVLGGAATVVGAAGVGVAAYFMRRIVTPERDQPEDARIVGLTSATVTFEREEQALAPGRYGLWLDHGAGHARIGEIISQDDESRTVTRELLGVDEGTIELGPARWSGYYYAGPPSESLGLPCQEITVRGPVGDLPAWLVPGHGERADRWAVLVHGRGALRDECLRALPTLRELGLTSLVVGYRNDIDGPASTDGRYNLGLSEWEDVDAAIRHALDRGASEVVLFGWSMGGAIVLQALDRSPVADRVSKVVLNAPVIDWGDVISHQADINRVPSPLAALGRELLSGTVSRRVIGVAQPVDVAETNWVARADELRHPVLLIHSEDDEFVPCGPSAALADARPDLVTFERWKVARHCREWNVDPVRWESVVHEFCR